A single region of the Chrysoperla carnea chromosome 5, inChrCarn1.1, whole genome shotgun sequence genome encodes:
- the LOC123301031 gene encoding protein spaetzle 4, with protein sequence MVTLALLNVSGIFGSEYGYDSASACGRELRQQRARELPCDFSKENWCDVPGKSYPWQAVRRFVKENHGLMRRMYGDYGHYSVLSTEFHQNNDDITRLHFTESFRHFRGDNKRVNSPKSNPKSFYSDVIDANIYLADDENEFDLDDEDFEPRYPRNRRGRYLRQDDVLLNTKFTFADAEFRPNDLFAHLRQSTTLKPVRTPLIKFPDALDSQKHVGPDPVVQEMLSNDLDSNGGIFNINNYTIIILESANVSTPINQTGVLNNVTSTEESVVTTSTENTTVSEEITTEYITTVEDITSTENLEENTTIKLNPDEIHVSSTSIDYQEDTKQAQPNLQSGNSADDMETSQLFQDTVADQEFSDSEPAPVKLKGVNACPVKEEVVAPFWANNTRGEVLALLNLYPFEQYVHWEKCSFEHRQMYCREGCRCEQQYRLHRLLAYDPSNECRGIFSDWFRFPSCCVCKCYDLPTEFRVTSRSPRDRAIPAQKPQRQAKIDPEWYRPSTASQTLNNDDGSIL encoded by the exons ATGGTGACG CTAGCCTTACTAAATGTAAGTGGTATATTTGGCTCAGAATATGGATATGATTCAGCTTCCGCTTGCGGACGTGAATTACGGCAACAACGTGCTCGTGAATTACCATGTGATTTTAGTAAAGAAAATTGGTGTGATGTCCCGGGCAAATCATATCCTTGGCAAGCTGTACGACGCTTTGTTAAAGAAAATCATGGTCTAATGCGTCGTATGTATGGAGATTATGGTCATTATTCTGTATTATCAACTGAATTCCATCAAAATAACGATGATATTACGCGACTACACTTTACCGAAAGCTTTCGACATTTTCGAGGTGATAATAAACGTGTCAACTCACCTAAATCCAATCCGAAAAGTTTTTATTCCGATGTAATCGATGCAAATATCTATTTAGCTGATGatgaaaatgaatttgattTAGATGACGAAGATTTTGAACCTAGATATCCTAGAAACCGGCGAGGAAGGTATCTTCGACAAGATGATGTACTATTGAATACGAAATTCACATTCGCTGATGCAGAATTTCGTCCAAATGATTtatttgctcatttacgacagAGCACAACTTTGAAACCGGTTCGAACACCTTTAATTAAATTCCCCGATGCCTTAGATTCGCAAAAACATGTTGGACCAGACCCAGTAGTCCAAGAAATGCTGAGTAACGATCTAGATTCAAATGGaggaatttttaatatcaacaattatacaattataattttggaATCGGCGAATGTATCAACGCCGATAAACCAAACAGGTGTACTTAATAACGTAACGTCGACAGAAGAATCAGTGGTTACTACATCGACGGAAAATACAACGGTATCAGAGGAAATAACAACTGAGTATATAACTACTGTAGAAGATATTACAAGCACAGAAAATCTGGAAGAAAATACAACGATAAAATTGAATCCTGATGAAATACATGTATCGTCAACTTCGATTGATTATCAAGAAGATACTAAACAAGCTCAGCCAAATCTGCAAAGTGGAAATTCTGCAGATGACATGGAAACGAGCCAATTGTTTCAAGATACCGTTGCCGATCAAGAATTTTCTGATAGTGAACCAGCGCCTGTTAAATTAAAAGGAGT GAATGCTTGCCCGGTAAAAGAAGAAGTGGTTGCACCATTTTGGGCAAATAATACACGTGGTGAAGTGTtagcattattaaatttatacccATTCGAACAATACGTACATTGGGAAAAATGTAGTTTCGAACATCGACAGATGTACTGTCGTGAAGGTTGCCGCTGTGAACAACAGTATCGTCTCCATCGGTTACTTGCATACGATCCAAGTAATGAGTGTCGTGGTATATTTTCCGATTGGTTTCGATTTCCCTCATGTTGTGTATGTAAGTGCTACGATTTACCAACTGAATTTCGTGTAACATCACGAAGTCCACGTGATCGTGCCATACCAGCACAGAAACCACAACGACAAGCTAAAATTGATCCAGAATGGTATCGACCTTCCACAGCATCACAAACTCTTAATAATGACGATGGAAGTATCTTGtag